Proteins co-encoded in one Flavobacteriaceae bacterium MAR_2009_75 genomic window:
- a CDS encoding multidrug efflux pump subunit AcrB, with the protein MAEEENKTSRKEGAIAYMARNSIATNLLMLVLLGGGIFTMYNIQKEVFPEFQLDFVEVEVVYPGASPAEVEQGVLQPVEEAVRGVQGIKEIVSEASEGSAEISIELVAGTERMKAFQDIDQAINRIRTFPDDIERPEVRLQSRQRDVLQIGLYGQADIWTLRQLAERLRTILLNNPKITQVELGNVPDYETHIEVPRSNLQKYNLTLGQVAEIIRQSSNDVPAGAVQTRSGEILLRMQERKQWAKEFGNITIVSSESGAKVALKDIATITDGFEEVGFHGQFNQENYVELRIFRIGDQSPLEIADAVENLMKDFQLPPGVKYRTDSNRAADYRERLSLLTENGVLAIVIVLIILTLFLEYRLAFWVMMGMTVSFIGGMILLPLIGISVNMISMFGFLVVLGIVVDDAIVVGENVYEYRQKGLSPIQAAIAGTKDVSLPVVFSIITTIIAFVPLLFMPGETGKFWQPLPAVVIVILAVSLLEALFILPSHLGHLKKEKNKNRWVVKLEGWQRAFANTFDRFVENRYRPFLDLCLRYRYITLSAAVALLLVVGGFGYSGHMGMIMMPEVAADEIEAGVRLPVGTTPDQAAKVAHAISQSTQRMFEEHNLYEVAEGIKTNVRGQNFIDVEIVMLPPDQRDITAAEVIALWRDNIGDIEGVDQITFEAERGPGGARQDISVDLSHSDIDVLEKASTAFVERMRSFSNTRDVTDNYNKGKLQYDFKLLPQGRNLGLTSDDVGRQVRDAFFGALAMRQLRGMNETEVRVKLPLEERKDIKNLENLLIRTSSGVEVPLMDVVEVEQKEAFTSINRRDGRRVVNVGMDVEPANTVGRVIASVQEETLPQLRADFPGLTWSFEGSQADMRESTNTLKAGFSIAMLLIYALLAVAFSSYIQPLIVMTAIPFGIVGAVIGHILLGYDLSLVSLMGVIALSGVVVNDSLIMIDYANKRRKEGNAIYKSIHEAGLRRFRPIMLTTMTTFGGLAPIILESSSQAFHLIPMAISLGFGIVFATAIILVIVPCLYLALEDLRLLAKKGDTVQQVDVLS; encoded by the coding sequence ATGGCCGAAGAAGAAAATAAGACATCGAGAAAAGAAGGGGCCATTGCCTATATGGCTCGAAACTCCATTGCTACCAACTTACTTATGTTGGTGTTACTGGGTGGTGGTATTTTCACTATGTACAACATACAGAAAGAGGTATTTCCTGAATTTCAGTTAGATTTTGTAGAGGTTGAAGTTGTTTACCCCGGGGCTTCGCCAGCAGAGGTAGAGCAGGGCGTACTGCAACCTGTTGAAGAAGCCGTGCGCGGCGTTCAAGGCATAAAAGAAATTGTTTCCGAAGCTAGTGAAGGTTCCGCTGAAATAAGTATTGAGTTGGTTGCCGGTACCGAACGAATGAAGGCATTTCAAGATATCGACCAAGCCATTAATCGAATTCGCACCTTTCCCGATGATATTGAAAGACCCGAGGTTCGGCTACAATCAAGACAACGGGATGTTCTTCAAATCGGACTTTACGGCCAAGCGGATATTTGGACGCTCAGACAGCTGGCCGAGCGCCTGCGCACCATCCTCTTGAACAATCCGAAAATCACCCAGGTCGAATTGGGCAATGTACCCGATTACGAAACCCATATCGAGGTGCCACGTAGCAACTTGCAGAAATACAACCTTACTCTTGGGCAAGTTGCCGAAATTATTCGCCAAAGCAGTAATGATGTTCCGGCCGGTGCGGTACAGACCCGAAGTGGTGAAATTCTGTTACGTATGCAAGAACGTAAACAGTGGGCGAAAGAATTCGGAAATATCACCATTGTTTCCTCAGAATCGGGAGCCAAGGTAGCTCTTAAAGATATAGCCACTATTACCGATGGTTTTGAAGAGGTAGGCTTTCACGGTCAGTTTAACCAAGAGAATTATGTTGAACTTCGAATTTTCAGAATCGGTGACCAATCACCTCTTGAGATTGCCGATGCCGTAGAAAATCTTATGAAAGATTTTCAATTGCCTCCCGGTGTAAAATACAGAACCGATAGTAACCGTGCCGCCGACTATAGAGAAAGACTTTCCCTATTGACCGAAAACGGTGTGCTCGCTATTGTAATTGTTTTAATCATACTCACCTTGTTCTTAGAATACCGACTGGCATTTTGGGTCATGATGGGTATGACCGTATCATTCATTGGTGGTATGATTTTGCTGCCCTTGATAGGTATAAGCGTAAACATGATTTCTATGTTCGGTTTTCTGGTGGTCTTGGGTATCGTAGTCGACGATGCCATAGTGGTCGGTGAAAATGTTTATGAATATAGGCAAAAAGGGTTGAGTCCGATACAGGCGGCCATCGCAGGTACCAAAGATGTATCACTACCTGTGGTTTTCAGTATTATTACTACTATCATTGCCTTTGTGCCCTTACTGTTTATGCCCGGCGAAACCGGAAAATTTTGGCAGCCCCTACCAGCAGTAGTAATCGTTATTCTTGCCGTCTCTTTGTTAGAAGCACTATTTATTCTACCCTCTCATTTGGGGCATTTAAAAAAGGAGAAAAACAAGAATAGATGGGTAGTGAAATTAGAAGGCTGGCAGCGAGCGTTCGCCAATACTTTCGACCGTTTTGTAGAAAACCGATACCGCCCCTTTTTAGACCTTTGCCTGAGGTACCGTTATATTACCTTGAGCGCTGCCGTGGCATTGTTGTTGGTTGTTGGCGGCTTTGGTTATAGCGGACATATGGGTATGATAATGATGCCCGAAGTGGCTGCCGATGAAATTGAAGCCGGTGTGCGTCTTCCCGTAGGCACTACACCGGATCAAGCTGCCAAAGTAGCCCATGCGATTTCACAGTCAACCCAGCGTATGTTCGAAGAGCATAATCTTTACGAAGTAGCAGAGGGCATCAAGACCAACGTGAGGGGCCAAAACTTTATAGATGTAGAGATTGTGATGCTACCCCCAGATCAGCGTGACATCACCGCTGCCGAAGTAATAGCCCTTTGGCGCGATAATATCGGAGATATCGAAGGCGTAGACCAAATCACATTTGAAGCCGAGCGTGGCCCTGGTGGGGCGAGACAAGATATAAGTGTAGACCTCAGCCATTCTGATATCGATGTACTTGAGAAAGCAAGTACCGCTTTTGTTGAACGAATGAGAAGCTTTTCGAATACTCGCGATGTTACGGATAACTATAATAAAGGTAAACTACAATATGACTTTAAGTTATTACCGCAAGGGCGTAATTTAGGATTGACTTCGGATGATGTCGGCCGCCAAGTTCGCGATGCCTTTTTTGGAGCTTTGGCGATGCGCCAACTTCGAGGAATGAATGAAACCGAAGTGCGTGTAAAACTGCCCTTAGAGGAGCGGAAGGATATTAAAAACCTTGAAAACCTTCTTATACGAACTTCTAGCGGGGTTGAAGTACCGTTGATGGATGTAGTGGAAGTCGAACAAAAAGAAGCTTTTACCAGTATTAACCGCAGAGATGGCCGAAGGGTTGTAAATGTGGGTATGGATGTGGAGCCCGCAAATACCGTGGGACGCGTAATTGCCTCTGTACAAGAGGAAACCTTACCTCAACTGCGGGCCGATTTTCCGGGACTGACATGGAGTTTTGAAGGAAGCCAAGCCGATATGCGGGAAAGCACGAATACTCTAAAGGCCGGTTTTTCTATCGCTATGCTTTTAATTTACGCATTGTTGGCCGTTGCATTTAGCAGCTATATTCAACCACTCATTGTAATGACCGCGATACCCTTTGGTATCGTAGGTGCCGTGATAGGCCATATTCTTTTGGGGTACGACCTTTCTTTGGTTAGTTTAATGGGGGTAATAGCTCTCTCTGGAGTGGTCGTAAATGATTCACTGATTATGATAGACTACGCCAATAAACGTCGTAAAGAAGGCAACGCCATTTACAAATCGATTCATGAAGCAGGTCTCAGAAGGTTTAGGCCTATTATGCTTACCACCATGACCACGTTCGGAGGATTGGCACCTATTATTCTTGAATCATCGAGCCAAGCCTTTCATTTGATTCCTATGGCCATCTCATTAGGCTTCGGAATCGTGTTCGCCACCGCAATCATTTTGGTCATCGTACCCTGTCTTTATTTGGCTTTAGAAGATTTGAGGTTGTTGGCCAAAAAAGGGGATACAGTTCAGCAAGTAGATGTACTCAGCTAG
- a CDS encoding putative autotransporter adhesin-like protein, producing the protein MDNWKMKHFRIFFLALLLCSVTAIAQKTTMELNTFNELKVFDRINLTLIKSSENKAIITGDDADEVKISNDNRLLKIRMEVDEFLDGNETYVELHYTDDLGLVDANEGAKITSESNLEHKFVKLRSQEGAQIRTGVNTRNLDVKAISGGKIWVTGNAPNQEVSIRSGGEYHAKEMTADQTEVTVFAGGKAYVNSKEYVEANVTAGGIIEIFGNPEQVEEDKTFGGSIVIR; encoded by the coding sequence ATGGATAATTGGAAGATGAAGCATTTTAGAATTTTTTTTCTAGCATTATTACTGTGCTCAGTTACTGCGATAGCACAAAAAACAACAATGGAACTCAATACTTTTAATGAATTAAAGGTGTTCGACAGAATTAACTTAACCTTGATAAAATCGTCTGAAAATAAAGCGATAATTACTGGGGATGATGCTGACGAAGTAAAAATAAGCAATGACAACAGACTTCTTAAAATCAGAATGGAAGTAGATGAATTTTTAGATGGAAACGAAACTTACGTTGAACTACATTACACTGATGATTTAGGTTTAGTCGATGCTAATGAAGGTGCGAAAATCACATCTGAGAGTAATTTAGAGCATAAGTTCGTAAAGCTACGGTCGCAAGAGGGTGCTCAAATACGAACAGGAGTTAATACAAGAAATTTAGATGTCAAGGCTATTTCTGGCGGAAAAATTTGGGTGACCGGAAATGCTCCTAATCAAGAAGTATCTATACGTTCCGGAGGTGAATATCATGCAAAAGAGATGACTGCCGACCAAACAGAGGTCACTGTGTTTGCAGGGGGTAAAGCATATGTAAATTCTAAAGAGTATGTTGAAGCTAACGTAACGGCCGGAGGTATAATTGAAATTTTCGGGAACCCCGAACAAGTTGAAGAAGATAAAACTTTTGGAGGTTCAATAGTAATCAGATAA
- a CDS encoding putative membrane protein: MKTILKVLKRTYRKVLQSIAFYPVVIAILSILLAIITVKLDSSEITQVLKEKIPFLLIEDYETARSMLSTFIGGILSLTVFSFTMVMVVLNQASSNFSPRLLPGLISNKRHQLILAFYIGTLLYCTIVLISLGAYGIKTSALGLSTMLAAFASLVCIGLFVYFIHSISSAIHIHNIIDGIYEHCENYLNKELEKDQGSKVGLQLVDTDGWIVLNASKTGYFRGFDPDLMNDDLKDKDNQIEIIPYLNEHIWQGSPVIKVRESLTDTEKENLIFCLTISSDRHESDKGIGGMIKLMEIAVKAMSPGINDPGTAIDAVTKLGSLLALFMQFPKISSEPFDQQNLIIIKNHVPAKELMRVLIQPIRLYAKHDSTVMYELVNALTFISKHQNLSQEDADAVLLELKAIEDGVERNVENEYDKRVLLNLFDK; this comes from the coding sequence ATGAAAACTATTTTAAAAGTTTTAAAACGCACTTATCGAAAAGTGCTTCAGAGTATAGCGTTCTACCCCGTAGTAATCGCAATCTTATCTATACTTCTGGCCATAATAACTGTCAAATTAGATAGTTCTGAAATTACTCAAGTTTTAAAAGAAAAAATACCTTTCTTACTTATTGAAGACTACGAAACGGCCAGGTCTATGCTTTCGACTTTTATAGGGGGTATACTTTCACTTACGGTGTTTAGTTTCACTATGGTAATGGTGGTCTTGAACCAGGCCTCTTCTAACTTTTCGCCGCGTTTATTGCCGGGTCTTATTTCCAACAAAAGGCACCAGCTGATTTTAGCTTTTTATATAGGTACCCTATTATATTGTACTATAGTGCTTATTTCTTTAGGGGCTTATGGTATTAAAACAAGTGCATTGGGGCTATCGACAATGCTGGCAGCTTTTGCTAGCTTAGTTTGTATAGGGCTATTTGTATACTTCATTCATAGTATTTCGAGTGCAATTCATATACATAATATTATAGACGGTATTTATGAACATTGCGAGAACTACTTAAATAAGGAACTCGAAAAAGATCAGGGCTCAAAAGTAGGGCTTCAACTAGTGGATACAGACGGCTGGATAGTTCTCAACGCATCGAAAACCGGTTATTTTCGTGGCTTTGATCCTGATTTGATGAATGATGATTTAAAGGATAAAGATAATCAGATAGAAATAATACCTTATCTAAATGAACATATTTGGCAGGGGAGCCCCGTAATTAAGGTGCGTGAGAGCCTAACGGATACAGAGAAAGAGAATCTGATTTTTTGCCTAACGATTTCTTCTGATAGACATGAGAGTGATAAGGGTATCGGCGGAATGATAAAACTTATGGAAATTGCGGTAAAAGCAATGTCACCCGGCATCAACGATCCAGGAACGGCTATTGATGCTGTCACAAAACTCGGAAGTTTATTGGCGCTGTTTATGCAGTTTCCTAAGATAAGTTCAGAGCCTTTCGATCAACAAAATTTGATTATCATCAAAAATCACGTGCCTGCGAAAGAACTTATGCGAGTGCTTATTCAACCTATAAGACTGTACGCCAAACACGATAGTACGGTGATGTACGAATTGGTCAATGCGCTAACCTTCATTTCTAAGCATCAAAACCTTTCGCAAGAAGATGCTGATGCGGTTCTACTCGAATTAAAAGCCATAGAAGATGGGGTTGAGAGAAATGTTGAGAACGAGTACGATAAGAGGGTTCTTTTAAATTTATTCGACAAATAG
- a CDS encoding hemerythrin HHE cation binding domain-containing protein produces MNIFEALRNDHDIQRDLLDKLVDTSGDSKTRDEVFKKLRTELEAHADAEERYFYKPLIDSDKTQDKARHSIAEHHEIDELIEQLEETDYSSSAWLKIAKDLQEKVEHHLDEEEHEVFQMAGKVLSEKNKKSLAKDYEDHMAKER; encoded by the coding sequence ATGAATATTTTTGAAGCACTAAGAAACGACCACGATATTCAGCGTGATTTGCTGGACAAATTGGTAGATACCTCTGGAGATTCTAAAACCAGAGATGAGGTTTTCAAAAAGCTAAGAACCGAACTAGAGGCTCACGCAGATGCCGAAGAAAGATATTTCTACAAGCCCCTGATAGACAGTGACAAGACTCAAGACAAGGCTAGGCATAGCATTGCTGAACATCATGAAATTGATGAACTTATCGAACAATTGGAAGAAACCGACTATTCATCATCAGCTTGGTTAAAGATTGCCAAAGATTTACAGGAAAAGGTTGAGCATCATTTAGATGAAGAGGAGCATGAAGTGTTTCAAATGGCAGGTAAGGTGCTATCAGAAAAAAATAAAAAAAGTTTAGCCAAGGACTACGAAGACCACATGGCTAAAGAAAGATAA
- a CDS encoding DNA topoisomerase-1, giving the protein MAVKTIDKKLLQQLIDSPETAIEHLDLVYVTDKQLSITRKKQKEGFAYLSPSGPLTKKQHLERINKLVIPPAWQEVRITHLPNGHLQAIGKDLKQRKQYRYHSLWSKVRNQTKFYRMGMFGEALPLIRKQVDNDIQQKGWPKSKVMALIVKLMEETHIRIGNEQYARRNKSYGLTTLRKKHVDIFKDNIKFHFTGKKGKEHNITLRNKKLINLVSKCEEIPGWELFKFYDSNGEKQDIDSDMVNEYIRRISGHSYTAKDFRTWAASVVFFDTLMDIGTTSDETENHKNILTAFDAAAKALGNTRNVCRKYYVHPLIVMSYKDGTLTKVFEKADDFESDDYFTASEKAIFEKIKNFNPLTALQV; this is encoded by the coding sequence ATGGCCGTAAAAACTATCGATAAAAAACTGTTACAGCAGTTGATAGATTCCCCCGAGACGGCTATTGAGCATTTAGATTTAGTTTACGTTACCGATAAGCAATTATCGATTACCAGAAAGAAACAAAAAGAAGGTTTCGCTTACCTCTCCCCTTCTGGGCCCCTTACCAAAAAGCAGCATTTAGAACGTATCAATAAATTAGTTATTCCACCCGCTTGGCAAGAAGTACGAATTACCCACTTACCCAACGGGCATCTACAAGCTATAGGCAAAGACCTTAAGCAACGCAAACAATATCGATACCACAGTTTATGGTCAAAAGTTCGTAACCAGACCAAGTTTTATCGCATGGGTATGTTCGGTGAGGCCCTACCCCTAATCAGAAAGCAAGTAGATAACGATATTCAACAAAAGGGATGGCCAAAAAGCAAGGTTATGGCCTTAATCGTAAAACTAATGGAGGAAACCCATATTCGTATTGGCAACGAACAATATGCCCGACGCAATAAATCGTATGGATTAACCACCTTGCGCAAAAAACATGTCGATATTTTCAAAGACAATATCAAGTTTCATTTTACCGGTAAAAAGGGTAAGGAACATAATATTACCCTTCGCAATAAAAAACTCATCAATCTTGTTAGCAAATGTGAAGAAATACCGGGGTGGGAACTTTTTAAATTTTATGATTCGAATGGCGAAAAGCAAGATATAGATAGTGATATGGTCAATGAATATATTAGAAGAATTAGTGGCCATTCGTATACTGCCAAAGATTTTAGAACCTGGGCGGCATCCGTGGTATTCTTCGATACTTTGATGGATATAGGTACTACCTCAGATGAAACCGAAAATCATAAAAATATACTTACCGCCTTTGATGCTGCCGCAAAGGCATTGGGCAATACCAGAAACGTGTGCAGAAAATATTATGTGCACCCACTGATCGTAATGTCATATAAAGACGGTACTCTGACCAAAGTTTTTGAAAAGGCCGATGATTTTGAAAGCGACGATTACTTCACTGCTTCTGAGAAAGCAATTTTTGAGAAAATAAAAAATTTTAATCCGCTTACGGCATTGCAGGTATAA
- a CDS encoding hypothetical protein (manually curated), producing MENYAKHEKDIIRKFEAKGYSQNFRFDSGKLVDTESKTKLCPQDIKVVEEHRYEGMSNPSDLSILYVIETTDQTKGIFLMAYGPNADVETAEFFKEIPKENFVENE from the exons ATGGAAAATTACGCAAAACATGAAAAAGATATAATACGAAAGTTTGAGGCTAAAGGTTATAGTCAAAATTTTCGTTTCGACTCTGGAAAACTAGTCGATACTGAAAGTAAA ACAAAGCTATGCCCCCAGGACATCAAGGTTGTTGAAGAGCATCGTTACGAAGGTATGAGTAACCCCTCAGATCTTTCAATTCTATACGTTATAGAAACCACTGACCAAACCAAAGGAATTTTTCTAATGGCCTACGGCCCTAATGCAGATGTCGAGACTGCTGAATTCTTTAAAGAAATTCCTAAAGAAAATTTTGTTGAGAACGAATAG
- a CDS encoding Rho termination factor-like protein: MDRPSIKNEEQYEALREKGYSQEKSARIANTDNSGTKGGKAKPYEERTKDELYQQAKDIGIPGRSKMNKEELISALRNH, encoded by the coding sequence ATGGATAGACCGAGTATAAAAAACGAAGAACAATACGAAGCCCTAAGAGAAAAGGGCTATAGTCAAGAAAAGTCGGCGCGTATTGCGAATACCGATAATTCGGGAACAAAAGGGGGTAAGGCAAAGCCATATGAAGAGCGAACAAAAGACGAGCTATACCAACAGGCCAAAGATATTGGTATACCTGGCCGGTCTAAAATGAACAAAGAAGAATTGATATCGGCACTTCGCAATCACTAG
- a CDS encoding AraC family transcriptional regulator, giving the protein MKFRLNYTPSELIQKVVAEQLSKIGVSFSFNELGQLVLDGEISGDLMVQMTERLRKLGITLSETGMNSIVGDIKSAIEELVYSEDIRKTTISVYLSNKLGYSYSYLSNLFSEETYTSIENFIILRKIEYTKRLILEEDMSLTEIAYKLDYSSVAHLSGQFKKVTGLTPTTFLRILQRRKTKNT; this is encoded by the coding sequence ATGAAATTTCGCCTAAACTACACCCCTAGTGAACTGATTCAAAAGGTGGTAGCTGAACAATTAAGTAAAATAGGAGTCTCTTTTTCTTTTAACGAATTAGGGCAATTAGTTTTAGATGGTGAAATTTCTGGTGATTTAATGGTACAAATGACCGAGAGGTTGAGAAAACTTGGCATTACGTTGTCAGAGACCGGCATGAACAGTATCGTTGGTGATATTAAGAGTGCCATCGAAGAATTGGTTTATTCCGAAGACATACGTAAAACGACAATTTCCGTTTATCTGTCAAACAAATTAGGATATTCGTATTCGTACTTATCCAATCTGTTTTCAGAAGAAACGTATACCTCGATTGAGAATTTTATTATATTGCGGAAAATCGAATACACCAAACGCCTAATTCTCGAAGAAGACATGAGTCTCACCGAGATTGCATATAAATTAGATTATAGTAGTGTTGCCCATTTATCTGGACAATTTAAGAAAGTAACTGGGTTAACGCCCACAACTTTTTTAAGAATATTACAAAGAAGAAAAACCAAGAACACTTAA
- a CDS encoding response regulator receiver domain-containing protein, which produces MSTKPMKVVLVDDDEDDRMFFADALQEIELETDLQEFHNGQELLNFLNDSNLDHPQLIFLDLNMPVMNGFECLKKIRTNPKLKDLVVAIYSTSSSERDIEETFVNGANIYINKPNKFEELKKTIAQVVKRNWQYEENEMDKTNFLFRI; this is translated from the coding sequence ATGAGTACTAAACCCATGAAGGTGGTGCTTGTAGACGACGACGAAGACGATAGAATGTTCTTTGCCGATGCCTTACAGGAAATTGAATTGGAAACCGACCTACAGGAATTTCACAACGGACAAGAACTGTTGAATTTTTTAAACGATTCAAATCTCGACCATCCACAACTCATATTCTTGGATTTGAATATGCCCGTTATGAATGGTTTCGAATGTTTAAAGAAAATTCGTACCAACCCGAAATTAAAAGATTTAGTAGTCGCTATTTACTCGACTTCATCTTCAGAAAGAGATATTGAGGAAACTTTCGTAAATGGCGCTAACATTTATATCAACAAACCCAACAAATTTGAAGAGTTAAAAAAGACTATTGCCCAAGTCGTTAAACGAAATTGGCAGTATGAAGAAAATGAAATGGACAAAACTAATTTTTTGTTCAGAATATAA